Proteins encoded in a region of the Shewanella polaris genome:
- a CDS encoding methyl-accepting chemotaxis protein → MVNKFNLNIGNRIILGIAVILILVMGTVIPFVLSQFSSNIDRAEQRELHKLYETATADIESTGNIAQALATIIASNTDIQKLFSEHNREALAEKTLPLFETLKTDYAVRQFQFHLPPAISFLRVHKPEKFGDDLSSFRQTVIVTNRDKRPVKGLENGVAGIGIRGIMPVSYQNKHIGSVEFGMSFGQTFFDKFKNDYNADIALYTKKNGEFEAFGSTTEAHSFSNNVQLEQVFNGATLSSQTVLNKKPYAVYLHQVKDFSGEALGVLEIALDRTHNANAINDVTFTMIGVGVIALILGITIAWGISRSITTPINNTTNTMNNIAEGDGDLTLRLAVNGNDEIAALSKAFNQFATKVHGTITQVMSATKRLNNSAEQLTGITIETQADAVMQQQETEQVATAMNEMSATVQDVAQNATEAADAAQKANEATEAGKLVVSAVSSEINQLASEIKTATDAVSDLQNQTSDIDSVLEVIRNISDQTNLLALNAAIEAARAGEQGRGFAVVADEVRTLASRTQASTQDIQAMIEKLQSGAAKAVQVMQESSKVTDSCVAQATNADHALDEIFAAVNTITEMNIQIASAANEQCAVSNEINKNITNINDIVIKTTEGAIQTASASEDLADLSKQLNTLVGQFKI, encoded by the coding sequence ATGGTAAATAAATTTAACCTCAATATCGGCAATCGCATTATATTAGGCATCGCAGTCATATTGATTTTGGTCATGGGTACCGTTATTCCTTTCGTTCTTTCCCAATTCTCGTCCAATATCGATAGAGCAGAACAACGCGAATTACATAAATTGTACGAGACAGCTACCGCTGATATTGAATCTACGGGTAATATTGCTCAAGCACTGGCGACCATTATTGCCAGCAATACCGATATACAAAAGCTATTCAGTGAGCATAATCGAGAAGCGTTAGCAGAAAAAACCCTTCCATTATTTGAAACATTAAAAACTGATTATGCTGTACGCCAATTCCAATTCCATTTACCACCAGCAATTTCTTTTTTAAGGGTTCATAAGCCCGAGAAATTTGGTGATGATTTATCGTCATTTAGACAAACCGTCATCGTTACCAATAGAGACAAAAGACCCGTTAAAGGATTAGAAAATGGTGTTGCAGGTATCGGAATCCGCGGGATTATGCCTGTAAGTTATCAAAATAAACATATTGGTTCTGTTGAATTTGGTATGTCTTTCGGGCAGACATTTTTTGACAAATTTAAAAATGATTACAATGCTGATATAGCCCTATATACAAAGAAAAATGGTGAGTTCGAAGCATTTGGCTCAACAACAGAAGCTCATAGTTTTTCTAATAATGTACAGTTAGAGCAAGTATTTAATGGTGCAACACTGAGCAGTCAAACAGTGTTAAACAAAAAACCTTATGCGGTATATTTACATCAAGTTAAAGATTTTTCTGGTGAAGCTCTTGGTGTACTAGAAATAGCATTAGACCGCACACACAATGCTAATGCCATTAACGATGTTACCTTCACTATGATTGGTGTGGGTGTAATAGCATTAATATTGGGGATCACAATTGCTTGGGGAATTAGTAGAAGTATTACCACTCCAATTAACAATACTACCAATACAATGAACAATATTGCCGAAGGCGATGGGGACTTAACCCTTCGTTTAGCCGTTAACGGTAATGATGAAATTGCCGCCCTGTCTAAAGCCTTCAATCAATTTGCCACTAAGGTACATGGCACAATTACCCAAGTTATGTCCGCTACAAAGCGTCTTAATAACTCAGCTGAGCAGTTGACAGGGATCACCATTGAGACTCAAGCAGATGCAGTTATGCAACAACAAGAGACAGAGCAAGTTGCGACGGCTATGAATGAAATGAGCGCGACAGTTCAAGATGTTGCACAAAATGCCACAGAAGCTGCTGATGCAGCTCAAAAAGCGAATGAGGCCACAGAAGCCGGTAAACTCGTCGTTAGTGCAGTATCATCTGAGATTAATCAATTAGCATCTGAAATCAAAACTGCCACAGACGCAGTGTCAGATTTACAAAACCAAACTTCTGACATCGACAGTGTTCTGGAAGTGATTCGTAATATTTCGGACCAAACTAATTTGTTGGCATTGAATGCTGCAATTGAAGCCGCACGAGCGGGCGAACAAGGCCGAGGTTTTGCCGTGGTAGCAGATGAGGTTCGTACCCTAGCCAGTCGTACACAAGCTTCAACTCAAGATATTCAAGCTATGATAGAAAAATTGCAAAGTGGTGCAGCTAAAGCGGTCCAAGTGATGCAAGAGAGCAGCAAGGTAACCGACTCCTGTGTCGCTCAGGCAACTAATGCAGACCATGCCCTTGATGAAATTTTCGCAGCGGTAAACACCATTACGGAAATGAATATTCAAATTGCTAGTGCCGCAAATGAACAATGTGCAGTGTCAAATGAAATCAATAAAAACATTACCAATATCAACGACATTGTGATTAAGACTACTGAAGGAGCAATCCAAACAGCCAGTGCAAGTGAAGACCTTGCCGATCTGTCTAAGCAACTAAATACTTTAGTTGGGCAATTTAAAATTTAG
- the nadA gene encoding quinolinate synthase NadA, with protein MSLSAPKIETIEYSFPPKPAVLSDAEKAQYKARIKQLLIDQNAVLVAHYYTDPEIQALAEETGGCVSDSLEMARFGRDHPAKTLIVAGVKFMGETAKILSPEKTILMPTLEATCSLDLGCPIEQFNEFCDAHPDHTVVVYANTSAAVKARADWVVTSSIALEIVEHLDSQDKQIIWAPDRHLGSYINKQTGADMLLWQGECIVHDEFQAKGLRELKKQYPTAAILVHPESPASVVELADVVGSTSQLIKAAHNMPNDTFIVATDRGIFYKMQQEAPGKTLLSAPTGGHGATCSSCAHCPWMALNGLQAIEASLVNADKTQHEIFVDEPLRIKALIPLTRMLDFAKELNMKVKGNA; from the coding sequence ATGAGTCTGTCGGCACCTAAAATTGAAACTATTGAGTATTCGTTTCCGCCAAAACCTGCCGTGTTGTCTGACGCTGAAAAAGCACAATATAAAGCACGTATTAAACAGTTATTGATTGATCAAAATGCGGTACTTGTTGCCCATTATTATACTGATCCTGAAATTCAAGCGTTAGCTGAAGAGACGGGGGGGTGTGTTTCTGATTCTCTGGAAATGGCACGTTTTGGTCGCGATCACCCTGCAAAGACATTAATTGTCGCGGGGGTCAAGTTTATGGGCGAAACCGCTAAAATATTAAGCCCTGAAAAAACCATTTTAATGCCAACACTTGAAGCAACCTGTTCATTAGATTTAGGTTGTCCGATTGAGCAATTCAATGAATTTTGCGATGCGCATCCAGATCATACTGTTGTGGTATATGCCAATACTTCAGCCGCTGTGAAAGCTCGTGCTGATTGGGTAGTCACTTCAAGTATTGCTTTAGAAATTGTAGAGCATCTCGATAGCCAAGATAAACAAATTATCTGGGCACCTGATCGCCATTTAGGTTCATATATCAACAAACAAACCGGCGCTGACATGTTGTTATGGCAGGGTGAGTGTATTGTACATGATGAATTCCAAGCCAAAGGATTACGAGAGCTTAAAAAACAATATCCTACAGCGGCGATTTTAGTACATCCAGAATCACCCGCGAGTGTTGTTGAACTAGCTGATGTTGTAGGTTCAACCAGTCAGTTAATCAAAGCCGCACATAACATGCCTAACGACACTTTCATTGTCGCTACCGACCGCGGTATTTTTTATAAAATGCAGCAAGAAGCTCCAGGCAAAACGTTACTGTCAGCACCAACTGGCGGGCACGGTGCCACATGCAGTAGCTGTGCACATTGTCCTTGGATGGCCCTGAATGGTTTGCAAGCGATTGAAGCATCATTGGTCAATGCTGATAAAACTCAACATGAAATCTTTGTTGACGAACCACTGCGTATCAAAGCGCTCATTCCACTCACACGTATGCTCGATTTTGCCAAAGAATTAAACATGAAAGTGAAGGGCAACGCATAA
- a CDS encoding dihydrolipoyllysine-residue acetyltransferase gives MIKDFILPDIGEGVVECELVDWLVSEGDFVTEDQPIADVMTDKALVQIPAPHAGKITKLYYAKGEIAIVHQPLYAVEMEGEGTDSVAETPVAAMTPVNDTSVHHTDTIDVPTSNKSNIEEFLLPDIGEGIVECELVDWLVEEGDIVVEDQPIADVMTDKALVQIPAMKAGKIVKLHYRKGQLAKVHSPLFSIEVEAQSHDQAVTVELTTQAQTAQPQENIEPVAQGKALASPAVRRMARVLDINIAMVVGTGKNGRVYKEDIERHQQNGVSVSTAPTVTTSTAITATEVTTVSQSSADRVEPIKGVKAIMAKMMVESVTTIPHFTYCEEFDLTELVALRESMKQRYSTDEVKLTMMPFFMKAMSLAITEFPILNSQPNTDCTELTYKSRHNIGMAVDSKVGLLVPNVKDVQNKSILEIAADITRLTVAARSGRVSPADLKDGTISISNIGALGGTVATPIINKPEVAIVALGKLQILPRFNAKGEVEARKIMQVSWSGDHRVIDGGTIARFCNLWKHYLEQPQEMLLAMR, from the coding sequence ATGATTAAAGATTTTATTTTACCCGACATCGGCGAAGGTGTTGTTGAGTGTGAATTGGTTGATTGGTTGGTCAGCGAAGGCGACTTTGTTACCGAAGATCAACCCATTGCTGATGTAATGACAGATAAAGCGTTAGTTCAAATACCGGCGCCCCATGCTGGAAAAATTACCAAGCTTTATTACGCGAAAGGCGAGATTGCCATTGTTCATCAGCCATTGTATGCAGTAGAAATGGAAGGTGAAGGTACTGACAGCGTTGCTGAAACGCCAGTAGCAGCCATGACACCGGTTAACGACACATCGGTGCATCATACTGATACTATTGATGTGCCAACGAGCAATAAATCAAACATAGAAGAATTTTTATTGCCAGACATTGGTGAAGGCATTGTTGAATGTGAATTGGTTGATTGGTTAGTTGAAGAAGGCGATATAGTGGTTGAAGACCAGCCTATTGCTGATGTGATGACTGATAAAGCACTCGTGCAAATTCCGGCAATGAAAGCCGGTAAAATTGTTAAATTGCACTACCGTAAAGGCCAGTTGGCAAAAGTGCACTCGCCATTATTTTCTATTGAAGTAGAAGCTCAGAGTCATGATCAAGCTGTTACCGTTGAACTTACCACTCAAGCTCAAACTGCTCAGCCCCAAGAAAACATTGAACCAGTCGCCCAAGGTAAGGCATTAGCCAGTCCTGCAGTACGCCGCATGGCACGAGTGCTCGATATTAATATTGCGATGGTTGTGGGTACTGGAAAAAATGGACGTGTTTACAAAGAGGACATTGAACGCCATCAACAAAATGGAGTTTCAGTATCAACAGCACCAACGGTGACAACCTCAACCGCCATTACGGCGACTGAAGTAACCACTGTTAGTCAATCAAGTGCTGATAGAGTCGAACCAATCAAAGGTGTGAAAGCCATTATGGCAAAAATGATGGTTGAGTCGGTAACGACTATCCCTCATTTTACTTATTGTGAAGAGTTTGATTTAACAGAACTGGTTGCCTTGCGTGAAAGCATGAAACAACGTTATTCAACTGACGAAGTAAAACTCACCATGATGCCATTCTTCATGAAGGCCATGTCGTTAGCCATTACCGAATTCCCAATATTGAACAGCCAACCCAATACCGATTGTACCGAGTTAACGTACAAGTCACGTCATAATATTGGTATGGCAGTCGACTCTAAAGTCGGTTTATTGGTGCCAAATGTTAAAGATGTGCAGAATAAATCAATTTTAGAAATTGCAGCCGATATTACCCGATTGACCGTCGCAGCACGCAGTGGTCGGGTATCGCCAGCTGATTTAAAAGATGGCACTATTTCGATTTCTAATATTGGTGCACTAGGTGGCACGGTGGCAACGCCGATCATTAACAAGCCCGAAGTCGCGATTGTTGCGTTAGGTAAGTTACAAATATTGCCACGTTTTAATGCTAAAGGTGAAGTTGAAGCACGTAAGATCATGCAAGTAAGTTGGTCTGGCGATCATCGAGTGATCGACGGTGGTACGATTGCCCGTTTTTGTAATCTGTGGAAACACTACCTAGAACAACCGCAAGAAATGCTTTTAGCCATGCGTTAA
- a CDS encoding alpha-ketoacid dehydrogenase subunit beta, with translation MAQMNMLHAINEALSIAMTADERMVIFGEDVGHFGGVFRATSGLQEQFGRDRCFNTPLTEQGIAGFANGLASYGMTAVAEIQFADYIFPAFDQIVNETAKFRYRSGNQFDVGGLTFRTPYGGGIAGGHYHSQSPEAYFTQTPGLKVVIPRNPEQAKGLLLASIRDPNPVIFFEPKRLYRASVGEVPAGDYIIELGKAQVIKQGSDITVLAWGAQMEVVEKACERAEKEGISCEIIDLRTISPWDVETIAKSVTKTGRLLINHEAPLTGGFAGEIAATIQQECFLSLESPINRVCGLDTPYPLIHEKEYMPDELKTFEAIKATVAY, from the coding sequence GTGGCTCAAATGAATATGTTACACGCCATCAATGAGGCGTTATCAATAGCCATGACTGCTGACGAGCGCATGGTGATTTTTGGTGAAGATGTTGGCCACTTTGGTGGTGTATTTCGTGCTACATCAGGCTTGCAAGAGCAGTTCGGTCGTGATCGATGCTTTAATACGCCATTAACTGAACAAGGTATTGCCGGTTTTGCTAATGGTTTAGCATCATATGGCATGACCGCCGTGGCAGAAATTCAATTTGCCGATTATATTTTCCCGGCATTCGATCAAATCGTCAATGAAACAGCAAAATTTCGCTATCGCAGTGGTAATCAATTTGATGTGGGAGGATTAACCTTCCGTACGCCATACGGAGGTGGTATCGCAGGTGGTCATTATCACTCACAATCACCAGAAGCGTATTTTACGCAAACGCCTGGTTTAAAAGTGGTTATTCCGCGCAACCCAGAACAAGCTAAAGGTTTGTTGTTGGCGTCGATTCGCGACCCTAACCCAGTTATTTTCTTTGAACCTAAGCGTTTGTATAGAGCTTCTGTTGGCGAAGTTCCGGCTGGAGACTACATTATCGAGTTAGGCAAAGCACAAGTCATCAAGCAGGGCAGTGATATCACGGTATTGGCTTGGGGCGCGCAAATGGAAGTGGTTGAGAAAGCCTGTGAACGTGCCGAAAAAGAAGGTATTTCATGTGAAATTATTGATTTACGCACCATATCTCCTTGGGATGTCGAGACTATTGCAAAATCCGTGACTAAAACGGGTCGCTTGTTAATAAACCATGAAGCACCATTAACGGGTGGCTTTGCCGGTGAAATTGCGGCTACCATCCAACAAGAATGTTTTCTGTCGTTGGAATCACCCATCAACCGCGTATGTGGATTAGATACTCCGTATCCATTAATTCATGAAAAAGAATACATGCCAGATGAGTTAAAGACCTTCGAAGCCATCAAGGCCACTGTGGCGTATTAG
- a CDS encoding thiamine pyrophosphate-dependent dehydrogenase E1 component subunit alpha, with protein sequence MSNAPLTNETVHRVSFLDKASLHIPILRILQADGTTYENAVLPVIDKALADKIFDTCVFTRVLDERMLGAQRQGRISFYMTCTGEEASIIGSTAALDKDDVILAQYREHASLRYRGFTTEQFMNQMFSNEKDLGKGRQMPIHYGSRELNYQTISSPLATQIPQATGVAYGMKLQGKRNVAICYFGEGAASEGDFHAGLNMAAVLKSPTIFFCRNNGYAISTPTEEQYAGNGIASRGVGYGMHTIRVDGNDMLAVLAATQQARAHALEHNAPVLIEAMTYRLGAHSSSDDPSGYRSKEEEAKWQQHDPVKRFKLWMVNKDWLTEADEAKLFERYREEVLAAVKVAEKLPIPKLDEIIEDVLDKPTPALRKQLKELKEHISKYPKAYPKSAGRL encoded by the coding sequence ATGAGCAACGCACCACTGACCAATGAAACAGTGCACCGTGTCAGCTTCTTAGACAAAGCGTCATTGCACATCCCCATTTTGCGTATTTTGCAAGCTGATGGCACCACTTATGAAAATGCGGTTCTACCAGTAATCGATAAGGCTCTGGCCGACAAAATCTTTGATACTTGTGTTTTTACACGAGTATTAGACGAGCGTATGTTGGGTGCGCAGCGTCAAGGACGAATTAGTTTTTACATGACCTGTACTGGTGAAGAAGCCTCAATTATTGGCAGCACAGCAGCGCTTGATAAAGACGACGTCATTTTGGCCCAATATCGTGAGCACGCCTCATTGCGTTATCGTGGTTTTACGACTGAACAATTTATGAATCAAATGTTCAGTAACGAGAAAGATTTAGGTAAAGGTCGTCAAATGCCGATTCATTACGGCAGTCGCGAACTGAATTACCAAACCATTTCATCGCCACTGGCCACTCAAATTCCACAAGCCACAGGTGTTGCCTATGGTATGAAGTTACAAGGCAAACGTAATGTAGCCATTTGTTATTTTGGTGAAGGCGCTGCGTCAGAAGGTGATTTTCATGCCGGTTTAAATATGGCTGCAGTGCTTAAGTCTCCAACCATCTTTTTTTGTCGTAACAATGGTTATGCTATTTCTACTCCTACTGAAGAGCAATATGCCGGAAACGGTATTGCTAGTCGTGGTGTGGGTTATGGGATGCACACTATCCGTGTTGACGGTAATGACATGCTCGCGGTGTTAGCTGCCACACAACAAGCTCGAGCTCATGCACTAGAACATAATGCACCAGTATTAATCGAAGCGATGACTTATCGTTTGGGGGCGCATTCTTCATCAGACGACCCATCGGGATATCGCTCAAAAGAAGAAGAGGCTAAATGGCAACAACACGATCCAGTAAAACGCTTTAAATTGTGGATGGTGAACAAAGATTGGCTGACCGAAGCTGATGAAGCCAAATTATTTGAACGTTATCGCGAAGAGGTTTTAGCCGCGGTAAAAGTGGCTGAAAAGTTACCGATACCGAAACTAGACGAAATTATCGAAGATGTGCTTGATAAGCCGACTCCAGCGTTAAGAAAACAGCTGAAAGAATTGAAAGAACACATTAGTAAGTATCCAAAAGCCTATCCAAAAAGCGCAGGGAGACTCTAA
- the astE gene encoding succinylglutamate desuccinylase encodes MLSNPIKDNDFLAYTLANPDKIDGSFNFILSNHTRVDVLDTGVIVFTPNTPSTKDIVLSSAVHGNETAPIEICNQLIHDLLSEKIIAKQRCLFLIGNPAAIINKTRFIDENMNRLFSGAHSKGEGLRHPERHRAKALEQYVADFYNANSDNQRIHYDLHTAIRASKHEKFAIYPYRPGRAFSGEQIMFLAACGVDTMLFHHEPTTTFSYYSSEQFQADAFTVELGKVMPFGQNDMSRFIQTHTMLEKLITEIVLEVPAFDAARVNLYKVSRSINKHFDDFEFSFAGDVENFSAFSQGEVLATEGGNAITVEHPQEAIVFPNANVPIGQRTVLCLVPALSEKIE; translated from the coding sequence GTGTTATCTAATCCAATTAAAGATAATGATTTTCTAGCTTATACTTTAGCTAATCCAGACAAAATAGACGGCAGTTTCAATTTTATCTTAAGCAATCACACTCGCGTGGATGTGCTTGATACTGGGGTGATTGTGTTCACTCCTAATACCCCATCAACTAAAGACATAGTGTTATCAAGTGCTGTGCACGGCAACGAAACCGCGCCAATAGAAATATGTAATCAATTAATTCATGATCTTTTGAGCGAAAAAATTATCGCTAAACAACGTTGTTTATTTTTAATTGGTAATCCAGCAGCTATTATCAACAAAACTCGTTTTATTGACGAAAACATGAATCGTTTATTTAGCGGCGCGCATTCTAAAGGCGAGGGTTTACGCCATCCAGAGCGTCATCGTGCCAAAGCGTTAGAGCAATACGTGGCAGACTTTTACAATGCCAATAGCGACAATCAACGTATTCATTACGACTTACATACCGCAATACGTGCCTCAAAGCATGAAAAGTTCGCGATTTATCCATACCGCCCAGGTCGTGCTTTCAGTGGCGAGCAAATTATGTTTTTGGCGGCATGTGGCGTTGATACTATGTTGTTTCATCATGAGCCAACGACCACGTTCAGTTATTATTCGTCTGAGCAATTTCAAGCAGATGCTTTCACCGTTGAATTAGGTAAAGTGATGCCATTTGGCCAAAACGATATGAGTCGTTTTATTCAAACTCATACTATGCTTGAAAAGTTAATCACTGAAATCGTGCTAGAAGTACCAGCGTTTGATGCCGCTAGGGTGAACTTATATAAAGTATCGCGCTCTATTAATAAGCACTTTGATGATTTTGAGTTTAGTTTTGCTGGTGATGTAGAAAACTTCAGTGCCTTTAGTCAAGGTGAAGTGTTAGCGACAGAAGGCGGTAATGCCATTACAGTTGAACACCCACAAGAAGCAATCGTATTTCCGAATGCAAATGTGCCTATTGGTCAGCGAACTGTTTTATGTTTAGTACCAGCGTTAAGTGAGAAAATTGAATAG
- the msrA gene encoding peptide-methionine (S)-S-oxide reductase MsrA encodes MALATFGAGCFWGVEYFFREVNGVINATCGYMGGKDSALTYKEVKTGTTGHAEVVQVEFDPEVIDYNELLDVFWKNHNPTMLNMQGGDIGTQYRSTIFFHDKQQKAQAETSKLALARSGKWGQRHIVTEIVPIQTFHIAEEYHQNYLEKNNLPTCHLVY; translated from the coding sequence ATGGCGTTAGCAACATTTGGTGCAGGTTGTTTTTGGGGTGTTGAGTATTTTTTCCGTGAAGTTAACGGTGTAATAAACGCTACATGTGGCTACATGGGCGGTAAAGATTCAGCTTTGACTTATAAAGAAGTGAAAACAGGAACCACTGGTCATGCCGAAGTTGTGCAAGTTGAATTTGATCCTGAAGTTATCGATTACAACGAGTTATTAGATGTTTTTTGGAAAAATCATAACCCAACCATGTTGAATATGCAGGGTGGCGACATTGGCACTCAATATCGCAGCACTATCTTTTTTCATGATAAACAGCAAAAAGCCCAAGCCGAAACATCTAAGCTAGCGTTAGCACGCAGTGGTAAATGGGGGCAACGTCATATTGTCACTGAAATTGTACCGATTCAAACATTCCACATTGCTGAGGAATATCATCAAAATTATCTTGAGAAGAATAATTTACCAACCTGTCACCTAGTTTACTAA
- the trxB gene encoding thioredoxin-disulfide reductase has translation MSEARHVNLLILGSGPAGYTAAVYAARANLKPVMITGMQQGGQLTTTTEVENWPGDAEDLTGPALMERMQKHAEKFDTEIIFDHINEVNLTERPFRLKGDNGEFTCDALIIATGASAKYLGLPSEEAFMGRGVSACATCDGFFYRNQKVAVIGGGNTAVEEALYLSNIASEVHLIHRRDTFRSEKILINRLMDKVANGNIILHLDQTLEEVTGNDMGVTGLKMKSTKDGSVSDLEVAGVFVAIGHSPNTGIFAGQLEMNHGYLKVNSGLEGNATQTSIEGVYACGDVMDQHYRQAITSAGTGCMAALDAERYLDAQK, from the coding sequence ATGAGTGAAGCTCGTCACGTTAACCTACTAATTTTAGGTTCTGGCCCTGCCGGCTATACCGCTGCTGTTTATGCTGCACGTGCAAATTTAAAGCCTGTAATGATCACAGGCATGCAGCAAGGTGGTCAATTAACCACAACAACTGAAGTCGAAAACTGGCCAGGTGATGCTGAAGACTTAACCGGTCCGGCATTAATGGAACGGATGCAAAAGCACGCTGAAAAGTTTGATACAGAAATTATTTTCGATCACATCAATGAAGTGAACTTAACTGAACGCCCTTTCCGTTTAAAAGGTGATAATGGCGAGTTTACTTGTGATGCACTCATTATTGCTACTGGTGCATCGGCTAAATATTTAGGCCTTCCATCTGAAGAAGCTTTTATGGGCCGTGGTGTGTCAGCCTGTGCAACCTGCGATGGTTTCTTTTATCGTAACCAAAAAGTGGCAGTGATTGGCGGTGGTAATACCGCTGTTGAAGAAGCGCTTTATTTAAGCAACATAGCTTCTGAAGTTCACTTAATCCACCGTCGCGATACTTTCCGTTCAGAAAAAATTCTGATCAATCGCCTAATGGACAAAGTGGCTAACGGTAATATCATTTTGCATCTTGACCAAACACTTGAAGAAGTGACTGGTAACGACATGGGTGTAACTGGTCTTAAGATGAAAAGTACTAAAGATGGTTCAGTAAGCGATCTTGAAGTAGCGGGTGTATTTGTGGCCATTGGTCACAGCCCAAATACGGGTATTTTTGCAGGCCAATTAGAAATGAATCACGGTTATCTAAAAGTAAACAGTGGCTTAGAAGGTAATGCAACTCAAACCAGCATTGAAGGTGTTTATGCCTGTGGAGACGTAATGGACCAACATTATCGTCAAGCGATTACTTCTGCAGGTACTGGTTGTATGGCGGCATTAGATGCCGAACGTTATCTAGACGCTCAAAAATAA
- a CDS encoding GNAT family N-acetyltransferase has translation MHINNTTRLQLSLMTLDDSALLFELDQDERVMHFLNGGNKTTQQQIDTVMIPRLAQYLNPDKGWGLWKVHALNCIENDKHGLSGQYLGWVLVRPMHFFTDIQQHDLELGWRFKYVSWGKGYATEAAQAVMEVVSAIDEVTHISALAVEDNLASIAIMRKLGMTFQHKSIHKDPLGDTEAVFYQKAV, from the coding sequence GTGCACATAAACAACACCACTAGATTACAGTTATCATTAATGACTCTTGATGACAGCGCATTATTATTTGAACTAGACCAAGACGAACGGGTAATGCACTTTTTAAATGGTGGCAACAAAACGACTCAACAACAGATAGATACGGTGATGATCCCTCGATTGGCTCAATATTTAAATCCAGATAAAGGCTGGGGATTATGGAAAGTTCATGCACTCAATTGTATTGAAAATGATAAACACGGATTAAGTGGCCAGTATTTAGGTTGGGTGTTAGTTAGACCTATGCATTTTTTTACCGATATACAACAGCATGATCTTGAATTAGGTTGGCGTTTCAAATATGTGAGTTGGGGAAAAGGCTATGCAACAGAAGCCGCTCAAGCGGTGATGGAGGTAGTGAGTGCGATAGATGAAGTCACTCATATTAGTGCACTGGCGGTAGAAGATAACTTAGCATCGATCGCTATTATGAGAAAACTTGGCATGACTTTTCAACATAAAAGTATTCACAAAGATCCACTTGGCGATACCGAAGCGGTGTTTTATCAAAAAGCAGTTTAA